Proteins from one Ciona intestinalis unplaced genomic scaffold, KH HT000049.2, whole genome shotgun sequence genomic window:
- the LOC100180942 gene encoding echinoderm microtubule-associated protein-like 2 isoform X4, whose protein sequence is MNGPSNHVFNMFEDAESDAACQQGDQRGNEDRIRALEQRVELQEDEITLLKSSLSDVIRRLKDVETSSHYGGMKKPSPLKNTFHPLPSRPHIENSPRPRARPPSPGLRKRIPSSKDDGHKMNGNSGDLRRAPSTDQLNRDNKRSSFRSKKSSGNGKQPTFNAEDASVRMHLKGRPVVLYKPTDIETSYNINSSSALPDNKLKLEWVYGYRGRDCRSNLYSLPTGEIVYFVAAVVVLYDPKDGYQRHYLGHNDDVKCIAIHPDKLKIATGQVAGLELDGREFKHKTCRKPRLPQVHIWDAVSLTTLHVLDSFDRSVACLSFSKADGGAMLGVVDESNDHVLSVWNWQKEVKITEAKSSKDQVLLCEFNPQIQGSIVSCGKNHINFWSLEGGQLVKKQGLFERHEKPKYILCLGFTANGDVISGDSSGNVQVWTKGRKIAQILESAHDGPVFCICAIRDGFITGGKDGGIKKWSENLQTVKQTQLPEESGSVRTIASNDKGQLLVGTKKNSILLGDFEADFQTIVHGHVEELWCLAVHPSKAQFLTGAYDKQLVMWDATNHTSLWFKTFDDGIQSASFYPCDNNIIAVGMTTGRWLILDSSNLELITVHTDGNEQHDVIKFSPDGKFLAIGSHDNMIYIYNVSDDGRKYNKHGKLSGHSSYITHFDWSADSQNIQSNSGDYELLYWDVQSCRQMTSAPSMRDIEWATQSCTLGFTVLGVWPEGADGTDINSVARSTEGKLLASGDDFGKVHLFKYPAVQPRVNLACLLPQHLLEVQVQAGTAQYLLLVD, encoded by the exons ATGAATGGACCATCAAATCATGTGTTTAACATGTTTGAAG ATGCTGAATCAGATGCTGCATGTCAACAAGGTGATCAAA gagGAAATGAAGATAGAATCCGAGCATTGGAGCAAAGAGTGGAGCTGCAGGAAGATGAGATAACTCTTCTAAAATCTTCGTTATCGGACGTGATCAGAAGATTAAAAGATGTTGAAACATCATCTCATTATGGAGGGATGAAGAAACCATCTCCCTTGAAGA aTACATTTCACCCTCTCCCATCTCGCCCCCACATTGAAAATTCCCCTCGACCCCGTGCTAGACCCCCATCACCCGGTCTTCGAAAACGAATCCCATCCTCCAAAGATGACGGTCATAAGATGAATGGAAACTCTGGTGATTTAAG gCGCGCTCCTTCTACTGATCAGTTAAACCGAGATAATAAAAGATCAAGTTTTCGTTCAAAGAAATCAAG tGGAAACGGCAAACAACCAACATTCAATGCTGAAGATGCTTCAGTGAGGATGCATTTAAAAGGACGACcagttgttttgtataaaccaACTGACATAGAAACATCATATAACATCAACTCATCTTCTGCACTACCTGATAATAAATTGAAACTGGAATGGGT GTATGGATATCGTGGAAGAGATTGTCGCTCAAACCTCTATTCGCTACCAACGGgtgaaattgtttattttgtcgCTGCAGTGGTCGTCCTGTATGATCCCAAGGATGGATATCAACGTCATTATCTTGGTCATAATGATGATGTGAAATG CATAGCCATTCACCCGGATAAACTGAAGATAGCAACAGGTCAAGTGGCGGGACTTGAGCTTGATGGAAGG gaattcaaacacaaaacttgtagaaag CCCCGTTTACCACAAGTTCATATCTGGGATGCGGTTAGTCTCACAACTCTTCATGTACTTGACTCATTTGATCGATCAGTTGCTTGCCTCAGCTTCTCAAAGGCT gaTGGTGGAGCAATGTTAGGCGTGGTTGATGAATCCAATGATCACGTACTATCTGTGTGGAATTGGCAGAAAGAAGTGAAAATTACTGAAGCCAAG TCTTCTAAAGACCAAGTATTGCTGTGTGAGTTCAACCCTCAGATCCAAGGAAGTATCGTCAGCTGTGGGAAAAACCACATCAACTTCTGGAGCTTGGAAGGTGGACAACTTGTTAAGAAGCAAGGACTTTTTGAG AGACATGAAAAGCCAAAATACATCTTGTGTCTTGGATTCACAGCAAATGGAGATGTTATATCTGGTGATTCAAGTGGTAATGTACAAGTGTGGACCAAGGGAAGAAAGATTGCCCAGATATTGGAG AGTGCACATGATGGTCCCGTGTTCTGTATATGCGCGATACGTGATGGATTTATTACTGGGGGCAAAGATGGCGGCATCAAAAAGTGGAGCGAAAATCTCCaaactgtaaaacaaacacag TTACCTGAAGAATCGGGTAGTGTTCGTACAATAGCGAGTAACGACAAAGGTCAGTTGTTGGTTGGGACGAAGAAAAATTCGATTCTCCTTGGAGACTTCGAGGCTGACTTCCAAACTATTGTTCAT GGCCATGTTGAAGAACTTTGGTGTCTTGCTGTCCATCCTTCAAAAGCTCAATTCCTCACAGGAGCTTACGACAAACAACTTGTTATGTGGGATGCTACTAACCATACTTCATTATGGTTTAAA ACATTCGATGATGGTATCCAATCAGCTTCCTTCTACCCATGTGACAACAACATCATCGCGGTTGGCATGACAACAGGACGATGGTTGATACTCGACTCATCTAACTTGGAGTTAATTACCGTACATACTGATGGCAACGAACAACATGATGTCATCAAATTCTCACCTG ATGGCAAGTTCTTAGCCATTGGTTCCCATGACAACATGATCTACATCTACAATGTAAGCGATGACGGAAGGAAATATAACAAACATGGGAAGTTATCCGGACATAGCAGTTATATCACGCATTTTGATTGGTCGGCTGATTCTCAAAATATCCAATCAAATTCTGGAGATTATGAGCTTTTGTATT GGGATGTTCAAAGTTGTCGACAAATGACTTCAGCTCCTTCTATGCGAGATATTGAGTGGGCGACACAAAGTTGTACGTTAGGATTCACTGTGTTGG GTGTTTGGCCTGAAGGGGCTGATGGAACGGACATTAACAGCGTAGCTCGTTCTACTGAAGGCAAACTACTCGCTTCAGGTGACGACTTCGGGAAAGtccatttattcaaatatcctgcgGTACAACCAAGG GTAAACTTGGCATGTCTACTTCCCCAACACTTGCTGGAAGTACAGGTTCAAGCTGGAACGGCTCAATATCTATTGCTAGTGGACTAG
- the LOC100180942 gene encoding echinoderm microtubule-associated protein-like 2 isoform X2, whose protein sequence is MNGPSNHVFNMFEDAESDAACQQGDQRGNEDRIRALEQRVELQEDEITLLKSSLSDVIRRLKDVETSSHYGGMKKPSPLKNTFHPLPSRPHIENSPRPRARPPSPGLRKRIPSSKDDGHKMNGNSGDLRRAPSTDQLNRDNKRSSFRSKKSSGNGKQPTFNAEDASVRMHLKGRPVVLYKPTDIETSYNINSSSALPDNKLKLEWVYGYRGRDCRSNLYSLPTGEIVYFVAAVVVLYDPKDGYQRHYLGHNDDVKCIAIHPDKLKIATGQVAGLELDGRPRLPQVHIWDAVSLTTLHVLDSFDRSVACLSFSKADGGAMLGVVDESNDHVLSVWNWQKEVKITEAKSSKDQVLLCEFNPQIQGSIVSCGKNHINFWSLEGGQLVKKQGLFERHEKPKYILCLGFTANGDVISGDSSGNVQVWTKGRKIAQILESAHDGPVFCICAIRDGFITGGKDGGIKKWSENLQTVKQTQLPEESGSVRTIASNDKGQLLVGTKKNSILLGDFEADFQTIVHGHVEELWCLAVHPSKAQFLTGAYDKQLVMWDATNHTSLWFKTFDDGIQSASFYPCDNNIIAVGMTTGRWLILDSSNLELITVHTDGNEQHDVIKFSPDGKFLAIGSHDNMIYIYNVSDDGRKYNKHGKLSGHSSYITHFDWSADSQNIQSNSGDYELLYWDVQSCRQMTSAPSMRDIEWATQSCTLGFTVLGVWPEGADGTDINSVARSTEGKLLASGDDFGKVHLFKYPAVQPRSSSHNYSGHSSHVTSVQFMAGDDRLISTGGQDCSTMQWKVV, encoded by the exons ATGAATGGACCATCAAATCATGTGTTTAACATGTTTGAAG ATGCTGAATCAGATGCTGCATGTCAACAAGGTGATCAAA gagGAAATGAAGATAGAATCCGAGCATTGGAGCAAAGAGTGGAGCTGCAGGAAGATGAGATAACTCTTCTAAAATCTTCGTTATCGGACGTGATCAGAAGATTAAAAGATGTTGAAACATCATCTCATTATGGAGGGATGAAGAAACCATCTCCCTTGAAGA aTACATTTCACCCTCTCCCATCTCGCCCCCACATTGAAAATTCCCCTCGACCCCGTGCTAGACCCCCATCACCCGGTCTTCGAAAACGAATCCCATCCTCCAAAGATGACGGTCATAAGATGAATGGAAACTCTGGTGATTTAAG gCGCGCTCCTTCTACTGATCAGTTAAACCGAGATAATAAAAGATCAAGTTTTCGTTCAAAGAAATCAAG tGGAAACGGCAAACAACCAACATTCAATGCTGAAGATGCTTCAGTGAGGATGCATTTAAAAGGACGACcagttgttttgtataaaccaACTGACATAGAAACATCATATAACATCAACTCATCTTCTGCACTACCTGATAATAAATTGAAACTGGAATGGGT GTATGGATATCGTGGAAGAGATTGTCGCTCAAACCTCTATTCGCTACCAACGGgtgaaattgtttattttgtcgCTGCAGTGGTCGTCCTGTATGATCCCAAGGATGGATATCAACGTCATTATCTTGGTCATAATGATGATGTGAAATG CATAGCCATTCACCCGGATAAACTGAAGATAGCAACAGGTCAAGTGGCGGGACTTGAGCTTGATGGAAGG CCCCGTTTACCACAAGTTCATATCTGGGATGCGGTTAGTCTCACAACTCTTCATGTACTTGACTCATTTGATCGATCAGTTGCTTGCCTCAGCTTCTCAAAGGCT gaTGGTGGAGCAATGTTAGGCGTGGTTGATGAATCCAATGATCACGTACTATCTGTGTGGAATTGGCAGAAAGAAGTGAAAATTACTGAAGCCAAG TCTTCTAAAGACCAAGTATTGCTGTGTGAGTTCAACCCTCAGATCCAAGGAAGTATCGTCAGCTGTGGGAAAAACCACATCAACTTCTGGAGCTTGGAAGGTGGACAACTTGTTAAGAAGCAAGGACTTTTTGAG AGACATGAAAAGCCAAAATACATCTTGTGTCTTGGATTCACAGCAAATGGAGATGTTATATCTGGTGATTCAAGTGGTAATGTACAAGTGTGGACCAAGGGAAGAAAGATTGCCCAGATATTGGAG AGTGCACATGATGGTCCCGTGTTCTGTATATGCGCGATACGTGATGGATTTATTACTGGGGGCAAAGATGGCGGCATCAAAAAGTGGAGCGAAAATCTCCaaactgtaaaacaaacacag TTACCTGAAGAATCGGGTAGTGTTCGTACAATAGCGAGTAACGACAAAGGTCAGTTGTTGGTTGGGACGAAGAAAAATTCGATTCTCCTTGGAGACTTCGAGGCTGACTTCCAAACTATTGTTCAT GGCCATGTTGAAGAACTTTGGTGTCTTGCTGTCCATCCTTCAAAAGCTCAATTCCTCACAGGAGCTTACGACAAACAACTTGTTATGTGGGATGCTACTAACCATACTTCATTATGGTTTAAA ACATTCGATGATGGTATCCAATCAGCTTCCTTCTACCCATGTGACAACAACATCATCGCGGTTGGCATGACAACAGGACGATGGTTGATACTCGACTCATCTAACTTGGAGTTAATTACCGTACATACTGATGGCAACGAACAACATGATGTCATCAAATTCTCACCTG ATGGCAAGTTCTTAGCCATTGGTTCCCATGACAACATGATCTACATCTACAATGTAAGCGATGACGGAAGGAAATATAACAAACATGGGAAGTTATCCGGACATAGCAGTTATATCACGCATTTTGATTGGTCGGCTGATTCTCAAAATATCCAATCAAATTCTGGAGATTATGAGCTTTTGTATT GGGATGTTCAAAGTTGTCGACAAATGACTTCAGCTCCTTCTATGCGAGATATTGAGTGGGCGACACAAAGTTGTACGTTAGGATTCACTGTGTTGG GTGTTTGGCCTGAAGGGGCTGATGGAACGGACATTAACAGCGTAGCTCGTTCTACTGAAGGCAAACTACTCGCTTCAGGTGACGACTTCGGGAAAGtccatttattcaaatatcctgcgGTACAACCAAGG AGTTCCAGCCATAATTACAGCGGACACAGCAGTCACGTGACATCGGTTCAATTCATGGCGGGCGACGATCGTTTGATATCTACGGGTGGACAAGATTGTAGCACTATGCAGTGGAAAGTGGTGTAG
- the LOC100180942 gene encoding echinoderm microtubule-associated protein-like 2 isoform X6 produces MNGPSNHVFNMFEDAESDAACQQGDQRGNEDRIRALEQRVELQEDEITLLKSSLSDVIRRLKDVETSSHYGGMKKPSPLKNTFHPLPSRPHIENSPRPRARPPSPGLRKRIPSSKDDGHKMNGNSGDLSGNGKQPTFNAEDASVRMHLKGRPVVLYKPTDIETSYNINSSSALPDNKLKLEWVYGYRGRDCRSNLYSLPTGEIVYFVAAVVVLYDPKDGYQRHYLGHNDDVKCIAIHPDKLKIATGQVAGLELDGRPRLPQVHIWDAVSLTTLHVLDSFDRSVACLSFSKADGGAMLGVVDESNDHVLSVWNWQKEVKITEAKSSKDQVLLCEFNPQIQGSIVSCGKNHINFWSLEGGQLVKKQGLFERHEKPKYILCLGFTANGDVISGDSSGNVQVWTKGRKIAQILESAHDGPVFCICAIRDGFITGGKDGGIKKWSENLQTVKQTQLPEESGSVRTIASNDKGQLLVGTKKNSILLGDFEADFQTIVHGHVEELWCLAVHPSKAQFLTGAYDKQLVMWDATNHTSLWFKTFDDGIQSASFYPCDNNIIAVGMTTGRWLILDSSNLELITVHTDGNEQHDVIKFSPDGKFLAIGSHDNMIYIYNVSDDGRKYNKHGKLSGHSSYITHFDWSADSQNIQSNSGDYELLYWDVQSCRQMTSAPSMRDIEWATQSCTLGFTVLGVWPEGADGTDINSVARSTEGKLLASGDDFGKVHLFKYPAVQPRSSSHNYSGHSSHVTSVQFMAGDDRLISTGGQDCSTMQWKVV; encoded by the exons ATGAATGGACCATCAAATCATGTGTTTAACATGTTTGAAG ATGCTGAATCAGATGCTGCATGTCAACAAGGTGATCAAA gagGAAATGAAGATAGAATCCGAGCATTGGAGCAAAGAGTGGAGCTGCAGGAAGATGAGATAACTCTTCTAAAATCTTCGTTATCGGACGTGATCAGAAGATTAAAAGATGTTGAAACATCATCTCATTATGGAGGGATGAAGAAACCATCTCCCTTGAAGA aTACATTTCACCCTCTCCCATCTCGCCCCCACATTGAAAATTCCCCTCGACCCCGTGCTAGACCCCCATCACCCGGTCTTCGAAAACGAATCCCATCCTCCAAAGATGACGGTCATAAGATGAATGGAAACTCTGGTGATTTAAG tGGAAACGGCAAACAACCAACATTCAATGCTGAAGATGCTTCAGTGAGGATGCATTTAAAAGGACGACcagttgttttgtataaaccaACTGACATAGAAACATCATATAACATCAACTCATCTTCTGCACTACCTGATAATAAATTGAAACTGGAATGGGT GTATGGATATCGTGGAAGAGATTGTCGCTCAAACCTCTATTCGCTACCAACGGgtgaaattgtttattttgtcgCTGCAGTGGTCGTCCTGTATGATCCCAAGGATGGATATCAACGTCATTATCTTGGTCATAATGATGATGTGAAATG CATAGCCATTCACCCGGATAAACTGAAGATAGCAACAGGTCAAGTGGCGGGACTTGAGCTTGATGGAAGG CCCCGTTTACCACAAGTTCATATCTGGGATGCGGTTAGTCTCACAACTCTTCATGTACTTGACTCATTTGATCGATCAGTTGCTTGCCTCAGCTTCTCAAAGGCT gaTGGTGGAGCAATGTTAGGCGTGGTTGATGAATCCAATGATCACGTACTATCTGTGTGGAATTGGCAGAAAGAAGTGAAAATTACTGAAGCCAAG TCTTCTAAAGACCAAGTATTGCTGTGTGAGTTCAACCCTCAGATCCAAGGAAGTATCGTCAGCTGTGGGAAAAACCACATCAACTTCTGGAGCTTGGAAGGTGGACAACTTGTTAAGAAGCAAGGACTTTTTGAG AGACATGAAAAGCCAAAATACATCTTGTGTCTTGGATTCACAGCAAATGGAGATGTTATATCTGGTGATTCAAGTGGTAATGTACAAGTGTGGACCAAGGGAAGAAAGATTGCCCAGATATTGGAG AGTGCACATGATGGTCCCGTGTTCTGTATATGCGCGATACGTGATGGATTTATTACTGGGGGCAAAGATGGCGGCATCAAAAAGTGGAGCGAAAATCTCCaaactgtaaaacaaacacag TTACCTGAAGAATCGGGTAGTGTTCGTACAATAGCGAGTAACGACAAAGGTCAGTTGTTGGTTGGGACGAAGAAAAATTCGATTCTCCTTGGAGACTTCGAGGCTGACTTCCAAACTATTGTTCAT GGCCATGTTGAAGAACTTTGGTGTCTTGCTGTCCATCCTTCAAAAGCTCAATTCCTCACAGGAGCTTACGACAAACAACTTGTTATGTGGGATGCTACTAACCATACTTCATTATGGTTTAAA ACATTCGATGATGGTATCCAATCAGCTTCCTTCTACCCATGTGACAACAACATCATCGCGGTTGGCATGACAACAGGACGATGGTTGATACTCGACTCATCTAACTTGGAGTTAATTACCGTACATACTGATGGCAACGAACAACATGATGTCATCAAATTCTCACCTG ATGGCAAGTTCTTAGCCATTGGTTCCCATGACAACATGATCTACATCTACAATGTAAGCGATGACGGAAGGAAATATAACAAACATGGGAAGTTATCCGGACATAGCAGTTATATCACGCATTTTGATTGGTCGGCTGATTCTCAAAATATCCAATCAAATTCTGGAGATTATGAGCTTTTGTATT GGGATGTTCAAAGTTGTCGACAAATGACTTCAGCTCCTTCTATGCGAGATATTGAGTGGGCGACACAAAGTTGTACGTTAGGATTCACTGTGTTGG GTGTTTGGCCTGAAGGGGCTGATGGAACGGACATTAACAGCGTAGCTCGTTCTACTGAAGGCAAACTACTCGCTTCAGGTGACGACTTCGGGAAAGtccatttattcaaatatcctgcgGTACAACCAAGG AGTTCCAGCCATAATTACAGCGGACACAGCAGTCACGTGACATCGGTTCAATTCATGGCGGGCGACGATCGTTTGATATCTACGGGTGGACAAGATTGTAGCACTATGCAGTGGAAAGTGGTGTAG
- the LOC100180942 gene encoding echinoderm microtubule-associated protein-like 2 isoform X1, translated as MNGPSNHVFNMFEDAESDAACQQGDQRGNEDRIRALEQRVELQEDEITLLKSSLSDVIRRLKDVETSSHYGGMKKPSPLKNTFHPLPSRPHIENSPRPRARPPSPGLRKRIPSSKDDGHKMNGNSGDLRRAPSTDQLNRDNKRSSFRSKKSSGNGKQPTFNAEDASVRMHLKGRPVVLYKPTDIETSYNINSSSALPDNKLKLEWVYGYRGRDCRSNLYSLPTGEIVYFVAAVVVLYDPKDGYQRHYLGHNDDVKCIAIHPDKLKIATGQVAGLELDGREFKHKTCRKPRLPQVHIWDAVSLTTLHVLDSFDRSVACLSFSKADGGAMLGVVDESNDHVLSVWNWQKEVKITEAKSSKDQVLLCEFNPQIQGSIVSCGKNHINFWSLEGGQLVKKQGLFERHEKPKYILCLGFTANGDVISGDSSGNVQVWTKGRKIAQILESAHDGPVFCICAIRDGFITGGKDGGIKKWSENLQTVKQTQLPEESGSVRTIASNDKGQLLVGTKKNSILLGDFEADFQTIVHGHVEELWCLAVHPSKAQFLTGAYDKQLVMWDATNHTSLWFKTFDDGIQSASFYPCDNNIIAVGMTTGRWLILDSSNLELITVHTDGNEQHDVIKFSPDGKFLAIGSHDNMIYIYNVSDDGRKYNKHGKLSGHSSYITHFDWSADSQNIQSNSGDYELLYWDVQSCRQMTSAPSMRDIEWATQSCTLGFTVLGVWPEGADGTDINSVARSTEGKLLASGDDFGKVHLFKYPAVQPRSSSHNYSGHSSHVTSVQFMAGDDRLISTGGQDCSTMQWKVV; from the exons ATGAATGGACCATCAAATCATGTGTTTAACATGTTTGAAG ATGCTGAATCAGATGCTGCATGTCAACAAGGTGATCAAA gagGAAATGAAGATAGAATCCGAGCATTGGAGCAAAGAGTGGAGCTGCAGGAAGATGAGATAACTCTTCTAAAATCTTCGTTATCGGACGTGATCAGAAGATTAAAAGATGTTGAAACATCATCTCATTATGGAGGGATGAAGAAACCATCTCCCTTGAAGA aTACATTTCACCCTCTCCCATCTCGCCCCCACATTGAAAATTCCCCTCGACCCCGTGCTAGACCCCCATCACCCGGTCTTCGAAAACGAATCCCATCCTCCAAAGATGACGGTCATAAGATGAATGGAAACTCTGGTGATTTAAG gCGCGCTCCTTCTACTGATCAGTTAAACCGAGATAATAAAAGATCAAGTTTTCGTTCAAAGAAATCAAG tGGAAACGGCAAACAACCAACATTCAATGCTGAAGATGCTTCAGTGAGGATGCATTTAAAAGGACGACcagttgttttgtataaaccaACTGACATAGAAACATCATATAACATCAACTCATCTTCTGCACTACCTGATAATAAATTGAAACTGGAATGGGT GTATGGATATCGTGGAAGAGATTGTCGCTCAAACCTCTATTCGCTACCAACGGgtgaaattgtttattttgtcgCTGCAGTGGTCGTCCTGTATGATCCCAAGGATGGATATCAACGTCATTATCTTGGTCATAATGATGATGTGAAATG CATAGCCATTCACCCGGATAAACTGAAGATAGCAACAGGTCAAGTGGCGGGACTTGAGCTTGATGGAAGG gaattcaaacacaaaacttgtagaaag CCCCGTTTACCACAAGTTCATATCTGGGATGCGGTTAGTCTCACAACTCTTCATGTACTTGACTCATTTGATCGATCAGTTGCTTGCCTCAGCTTCTCAAAGGCT gaTGGTGGAGCAATGTTAGGCGTGGTTGATGAATCCAATGATCACGTACTATCTGTGTGGAATTGGCAGAAAGAAGTGAAAATTACTGAAGCCAAG TCTTCTAAAGACCAAGTATTGCTGTGTGAGTTCAACCCTCAGATCCAAGGAAGTATCGTCAGCTGTGGGAAAAACCACATCAACTTCTGGAGCTTGGAAGGTGGACAACTTGTTAAGAAGCAAGGACTTTTTGAG AGACATGAAAAGCCAAAATACATCTTGTGTCTTGGATTCACAGCAAATGGAGATGTTATATCTGGTGATTCAAGTGGTAATGTACAAGTGTGGACCAAGGGAAGAAAGATTGCCCAGATATTGGAG AGTGCACATGATGGTCCCGTGTTCTGTATATGCGCGATACGTGATGGATTTATTACTGGGGGCAAAGATGGCGGCATCAAAAAGTGGAGCGAAAATCTCCaaactgtaaaacaaacacag TTACCTGAAGAATCGGGTAGTGTTCGTACAATAGCGAGTAACGACAAAGGTCAGTTGTTGGTTGGGACGAAGAAAAATTCGATTCTCCTTGGAGACTTCGAGGCTGACTTCCAAACTATTGTTCAT GGCCATGTTGAAGAACTTTGGTGTCTTGCTGTCCATCCTTCAAAAGCTCAATTCCTCACAGGAGCTTACGACAAACAACTTGTTATGTGGGATGCTACTAACCATACTTCATTATGGTTTAAA ACATTCGATGATGGTATCCAATCAGCTTCCTTCTACCCATGTGACAACAACATCATCGCGGTTGGCATGACAACAGGACGATGGTTGATACTCGACTCATCTAACTTGGAGTTAATTACCGTACATACTGATGGCAACGAACAACATGATGTCATCAAATTCTCACCTG ATGGCAAGTTCTTAGCCATTGGTTCCCATGACAACATGATCTACATCTACAATGTAAGCGATGACGGAAGGAAATATAACAAACATGGGAAGTTATCCGGACATAGCAGTTATATCACGCATTTTGATTGGTCGGCTGATTCTCAAAATATCCAATCAAATTCTGGAGATTATGAGCTTTTGTATT GGGATGTTCAAAGTTGTCGACAAATGACTTCAGCTCCTTCTATGCGAGATATTGAGTGGGCGACACAAAGTTGTACGTTAGGATTCACTGTGTTGG GTGTTTGGCCTGAAGGGGCTGATGGAACGGACATTAACAGCGTAGCTCGTTCTACTGAAGGCAAACTACTCGCTTCAGGTGACGACTTCGGGAAAGtccatttattcaaatatcctgcgGTACAACCAAGG AGTTCCAGCCATAATTACAGCGGACACAGCAGTCACGTGACATCGGTTCAATTCATGGCGGGCGACGATCGTTTGATATCTACGGGTGGACAAGATTGTAGCACTATGCAGTGGAAAGTGGTGTAG